A genomic window from Desulfurella amilsii includes:
- the flhF gene encoding flagellar biosynthesis protein FlhF encodes MIIKTFEANNLQEAIKKIKKELGEEAVILSTRKVRKGSFFSFFKREVIEVTAAIEHPESTKKKDFANLIESKQNDQSKQDLEKKIQDLENLLKNATKNPLQEVVESIKSDLDNLKSSLSYMAKKEGEIDIYNLPISVQKYFNFMNEKGINKKYSFKISKALYDNLYAEKLKDDNYTIDYLSVLLSQFFKTVEPTEQIVVLTGPTGVGKTTTIAKLAAIEKLKNKKKVSIITTDTYRIGAVDQLLTYSKIMEIPMQVCLGRDDLQKAINEFSGYDKIFIDTVGRSQKDIKRLEESFSLFNDQNGMHISLVLALNTKEEDCMEIYGKFSRLKIDSLLLTKLDETNTPGTMLNFAVKTKKPISYISFGQDVPDDLVKADPFGISSFIIKKAKIEGENE; translated from the coding sequence ATGATAATAAAAACATTCGAGGCAAACAATCTTCAAGAAGCTATTAAAAAAATAAAAAAAGAGCTAGGCGAAGAAGCTGTAATTTTATCTACAAGAAAAGTGCGTAAAGGTTCATTTTTTTCTTTTTTTAAAAGAGAGGTTATTGAAGTTACAGCTGCTATCGAGCATCCAGAAAGTACCAAAAAAAAAGATTTTGCTAATTTAATCGAGTCCAAACAAAACGACCAATCCAAACAAGACCTTGAAAAAAAGATACAAGATTTAGAAAATCTGTTAAAAAATGCTACAAAAAATCCCTTACAAGAAGTGGTAGAAAGTATTAAAAGTGACCTAGACAACCTAAAAAGCAGCCTATCATACATGGCAAAAAAAGAAGGTGAGATTGATATTTACAATTTGCCCATTTCTGTTCAAAAGTATTTTAATTTTATGAATGAAAAAGGTATAAACAAAAAATATTCTTTTAAAATATCCAAAGCTCTTTATGATAATTTGTATGCCGAAAAACTCAAAGATGACAACTACACTATTGATTACCTAAGCGTTCTTTTGTCCCAGTTTTTTAAGACAGTAGAGCCAACTGAACAAATAGTCGTATTAACAGGTCCAACCGGTGTGGGCAAAACAACAACTATAGCAAAACTTGCAGCAATAGAAAAGTTAAAAAACAAAAAAAAAGTAAGCATCATAACTACTGACACTTACCGCATAGGCGCCGTTGATCAACTACTTACCTATTCAAAAATTATGGAAATACCTATGCAGGTATGTCTTGGAAGAGATGATTTACAAAAAGCCATAAATGAATTTAGTGGTTATGACAAAATTTTTATTGATACAGTTGGTCGAAGTCAAAAAGATATTAAGCGTCTTGAAGAATCATTTAGTTTATTTAATGATCAAAATGGTATGCATATCAGTTTAGTTTTAGCTTTAAATACTAAAGAAGAAGACTGTATGGAAATTTATGGTAAATTTTCTAGACTCAAGATTGATAGTTTGTTACTTACTAAATTAGACGAAACAAATACACCTGGCACAATGCTTAATTTTGCTGTTAAAACAAAAAAACCCATTTCTTACATTAGTTTTGGACAAGATGTGCCAGATGATCTCGTAAAAGCAGACCCTTTTGGTATATCTTCATTTATTATCAAAAAAGCAAAAATAGAGGGTGAAAATGAATGA
- a CDS encoding roadblock/LC7 domain-containing protein, with product MKEEDLNAQLAELVRLNPQIEGSALVSSDGLMISSQLPANFDEDRVAAMSAALLTLGERAVDELEKGVPEQVTVKGDKGYIILTSAGSEAVLIVLARSDVKLGLLYLDIKNTSKKLKELMY from the coding sequence ATGAAAGAAGAGGATCTTAACGCACAATTGGCTGAATTAGTTAGACTTAATCCTCAAATTGAGGGTTCAGCTTTAGTTAGCTCAGATGGTTTAATGATAAGCTCCCAATTGCCTGCTAATTTCGATGAAGACAGGGTTGCTGCTATGTCTGCTGCATTGCTAACGTTAGGTGAAAGAGCTGTGGATGAATTAGAAAAAGGCGTGCCAGAGCAGGTTACCGTAAAAGGAGACAAAGGCTATATTATATTGACATCAGCTGGCAGTGAAGCAGTTTTGATTGTTCTTGCTAGATCAGATGTTAAGTTAGGATTGCTTTACTTAGATATTAAAAATACCTCAAAAAAACTCAAAGAATTAATGTATTAA
- a CDS encoding NAD(P)/FAD-dependent oxidoreductase, with translation MYNAIIIGGGTSGLACACFCNKDTLVLDKQRIGKKLSVAGNSRVNLTNLADLDDFIKAYIPNGNFLRDAFGVFFREELIDFVSKLGLKTQIENTKVFLSNSNGEEFVKRIKNYIIGRKAQIHEYERVTKIEQNKHFFVHTTKSIYEAKNIVIATGGLSYPKLGACADGYNFAKSFGHNIAPTQPFETPFCIKDDLFKNLDGISLDNVEIKYKNKIFSGNLLFTHFGLSGPTILDLSCYTKNGDKIYINFLGNDKEHLLKDLNDENKNLKSIIKKYLPKRFAENMSEKIPFIKKKILEVSKKDLNLLLNLIFNYKVTVELCGFERAFVTKGGVSLREVDPKSCASKLVKGLYFCGEVLDIAGTIGGFNIQAAFSTGYLVSQKLGSLPLKNI, from the coding sequence TTGTATAACGCAATTATTATTGGTGGTGGCACAAGCGGTCTTGCTTGTGCCTGTTTTTGTAATAAGGATACATTAGTTTTAGATAAGCAAAGAATAGGCAAGAAGTTATCCGTAGCTGGTAATTCTCGCGTAAACCTCACAAATCTTGCAGATTTAGATGATTTTATAAAAGCTTATATTCCAAATGGGAATTTTTTAAGAGATGCCTTTGGGGTTTTTTTTAGAGAAGAGCTGATTGATTTTGTAAGCAAACTTGGTTTGAAAACACAGATTGAAAACACTAAAGTATTTTTAAGTAATTCAAATGGAGAAGAATTTGTAAAAAGGATAAAAAACTACATTATAGGTAGAAAAGCGCAAATACATGAATATGAAAGGGTAACTAAAATTGAACAAAACAAACATTTTTTTGTGCATACTACGAAAAGTATTTATGAGGCTAAAAATATTGTTATTGCAACAGGTGGCTTGAGCTACCCAAAACTAGGTGCTTGCGCAGATGGTTATAATTTTGCAAAGTCCTTTGGACATAACATCGCTCCTACACAACCTTTTGAAACACCATTTTGTATTAAAGATGATTTATTCAAAAATTTAGATGGCATATCTTTAGATAATGTTGAAATTAAATACAAAAATAAAATATTTAGTGGAAATTTATTATTTACCCATTTTGGTTTGAGTGGCCCAACTATTTTAGATTTATCATGTTACACAAAAAATGGTGATAAAATTTATATCAATTTTTTAGGAAATGATAAGGAACATTTGCTAAAAGATCTAAATGATGAAAATAAGAATTTAAAATCTATCATTAAAAAATATTTACCAAAAAGGTTCGCAGAAAATATGTCAGAAAAAATACCATTTATCAAGAAAAAAATATTAGAAGTCTCCAAAAAAGATTTGAATTTATTATTGAACTTGATATTTAATTATAAAGTTACTGTAGAATTATGTGGTTTCGAAAGAGCTTTTGTAACAAAAGGTGGAGTATCTTTGAGAGAAGTTGATCCAAAATCCTGTGCTTCAAAGCTGGTTAAGGGTTTGTATTTCTGCGGTGAAGTGTTAGATATTGCTGGTACAATTGGCGGATTTAATATACAAGCAGCATTTTCTACAGGTTATCTTGTTTCTCAAAAACTTGGAAGCCTGCCATTAAAAAACATATAA
- a CDS encoding dihydroorotate dehydrogenase electron transfer subunit, giving the protein MKTIVLNNDQVAKDTYYLQLQVPEGFKYEPGQFLMLKINKLNEPLLRRPFSIAKVDETIDIYYKVIGLGTNILKSYKKGDLIDFTGPFGNGFDLRNKRIVLCGGGIGVAPLIGLKYFLDSKNITSHCFFGFNSKEDCFVDFGEIATLDGSLGKKGSVVDLLEDLDNSFHVYACGPKGMLKALCELADRKGFSMDISLESNMACGFGVCLGCSINTINGYKQVCKDGPAFNYTEIIW; this is encoded by the coding sequence ATGAAAACAATCGTTTTAAACAATGATCAAGTTGCAAAAGATACTTACTATCTACAACTGCAAGTACCCGAAGGATTTAAGTATGAACCGGGCCAATTTTTAATGCTAAAAATAAACAAGCTTAACGAACCATTGCTTAGAAGACCGTTCAGTATAGCAAAAGTAGATGAAACAATAGATATTTACTATAAAGTTATAGGTCTTGGAACAAACATTTTAAAATCGTATAAAAAGGGTGATTTAATTGATTTTACTGGTCCTTTTGGTAATGGGTTTGATTTAAGAAACAAGCGTATTGTGTTGTGTGGAGGCGGTATTGGTGTTGCGCCGCTTATTGGTTTAAAGTATTTTTTAGATTCAAAAAATATTACATCACATTGCTTTTTTGGTTTTAACTCAAAAGAAGACTGTTTTGTTGATTTTGGAGAAATTGCAACGCTGGATGGCTCTTTAGGGAAAAAGGGCAGTGTGGTTGATTTGTTGGAAGATTTAGACAATTCATTCCATGTTTATGCTTGCGGTCCAAAAGGCATGTTGAAGGCATTGTGTGAGCTTGCAGATAGAAAAGGTTTTAGTATGGATATATCGCTTGAGTCTAACATGGCTTGTGGCTTTGGTGTGTGCTTGGGATGCAGTATTAACACTATTAATGGTTACAAACAGGTTTGCAAAGATGGCCCAGCGTTTAACTATACGGAGATTATATGGTAA
- a CDS encoding GTP-binding protein translates to MAIYKIIVTGSFNSGKTEFIKCVSEIDPITTDKPVTESGLKEIKNFTTVAIDFGIITIDKDIIIHIYATPGQQRFKFIYDILEKNALAIIVLGDITSEESVSNMYKYYREFMKIKRLPAVFALTKKDLPNSIEDETIKSLLSNKPQEIPLIKISNKNKEEVKQAILLALEQLIEED, encoded by the coding sequence ATGGCAATTTACAAAATTATTGTAACAGGAAGTTTTAATTCAGGTAAAACAGAATTCATAAAATGTGTTAGCGAAATCGATCCTATTACTACAGATAAGCCCGTTACAGAAAGTGGATTAAAAGAAATAAAAAATTTTACCACTGTAGCTATAGATTTTGGAATAATAACTATAGATAAGGATATTATAATACACATTTATGCAACACCCGGTCAACAACGCTTTAAGTTTATTTACGATATTTTGGAAAAAAATGCTCTGGCAATTATAGTACTAGGTGACATAACCAGCGAAGAATCTGTTTCAAACATGTATAAATACTACCGCGAATTTATGAAAATTAAAAGACTGCCAGCTGTATTTGCTCTTACCAAAAAAGACCTACCAAATAGCATAGAAGATGAAACCATAAAGTCATTGCTTTCAAATAAACCGCAAGAAATACCTCTCATTAAAATTTCAAATAAAAATAAAGAGGAAGTAAAGCAAGCTATATTGCTTGCTTTAGAGCAGTTAATTGAAGAAGATTAA
- a CDS encoding cytochrome c biogenesis CcdA family protein: MSAFLGGILSFISPCILPLIPIYISYISGVTIKELKNSKDKNVYKKAIINSIAFVLGFSVIFTLMGTSASYIGTLIVTNKILLAKISGILIIIFGIFYILKIDFIYKFLRIDVKIKSVNLLTSFVIGILFAFGWSPCVGPILSSILVIAANTASLSEGAMLLFIYSLGLGIPFLLASVFMGFFVNSFNFLKTNLVTYIMSVFLISVGFYMFFNGRLPSF, from the coding sequence TTGAGTGCCTTTTTGGGTGGTATTTTATCTTTTATTAGTCCATGCATTTTACCATTAATACCAATTTATATTTCATATATTTCTGGTGTTACCATAAAAGAGCTTAAAAACTCCAAGGACAAAAATGTATACAAAAAGGCTATTATAAACTCTATAGCATTTGTATTGGGCTTTAGCGTAATTTTTACACTAATGGGAACAAGTGCAAGCTACATTGGCACTTTAATAGTTACAAATAAGATTTTGCTGGCAAAAATCTCGGGTATTTTAATAATAATATTTGGAATTTTTTATATATTAAAAATCGACTTTATTTACAAATTTTTGCGCATTGATGTAAAAATAAAAAGTGTTAATCTGTTAACATCTTTTGTAATTGGTATTTTATTCGCATTTGGCTGGAGCCCCTGCGTGGGTCCAATTTTATCATCAATACTTGTAATTGCAGCAAATACTGCTAGCCTCTCAGAAGGCGCAATGTTACTTTTTATATACTCACTGGGTCTTGGCATACCGTTTCTTTTGGCTTCTGTATTTATGGGCTTCTTTGTAAACTCATTCAATTTTTTAAAGACAAATTTAGTTACTTATATTATGAGCGTATTTTTAATATCAGTAGGTTTTTATATGTTTTTTAATGGCAGGCTTCCAAGTTTTTGA
- a CDS encoding LolA family protein, producing MKKLMMLISLLVLLTTSAFGYTLKDLGISVNNYQFLHFKQIAINAMTKQKIERSGTLTIKKGQYMVFAYNNETIKLKDSKAYDTIGNSTKIYPLEGFNQVLYNLFLGKTNINSIFNIKKVNDYFLLTPKGKTNIAQVELYPNNQKLKEIKITDIYGNIIIFDF from the coding sequence ATGAAGAAATTGATGATGTTAATAAGCTTGTTGGTCTTGCTCACAACTAGCGCATTTGGATATACGCTTAAAGATTTAGGCATATCGGTTAATAACTATCAATTTTTACATTTTAAACAAATTGCCATTAATGCAATGACAAAACAAAAAATTGAAAGAAGCGGTACATTAACGATAAAAAAAGGTCAATACATGGTTTTTGCGTATAATAATGAAACGATAAAGCTTAAAGACTCAAAAGCTTACGATACGATTGGCAATAGCACAAAAATATACCCGCTTGAAGGTTTTAATCAAGTGCTCTATAACCTGTTTTTGGGAAAAACCAACATAAATTCAATTTTCAATATAAAGAAGGTAAACGATTATTTTCTTTTGACTCCTAAAGGAAAAACCAATATAGCTCAAGTAGAGCTATACCCTAACAATCAAAAACTAAAAGAGATTAAAATTACAGACATATACGGCAATATTATTATATTTGATTTTTGA
- a CDS encoding dihydroorotate dehydrogenase gives MVNLEVKLSNLRFKNPVLVASGTFGWGIEYNRFFDIGLLGGVIVKGLSLNPRQGNPPPRIVETPCGMLNSIGLQNIGLEKFVSEVLPQFDSIRTNLIVNIYGSEIGEFVELAGRLNNYKQIAALEINVSCPNVKAGGAAFGKDPEVVFVLISSIKKVCDKTIIVKLTPNVTDIALIAQAAQSAKADAVSLINTLTGMIIDTKTKKPFLGNKFGGLSGPAIYPVGLKMVYETYEKVNIPIIGVGGIYNADVAVQYILAGASMIQIGTANFVEPDISLKIIEGIRRYLEDEEIDDVNKLVGLAHN, from the coding sequence ATGGTAAATTTAGAGGTAAAACTATCAAATTTAAGATTCAAAAACCCCGTATTAGTTGCCTCAGGTACATTTGGTTGGGGTATTGAGTACAATCGTTTTTTTGACATAGGCTTGCTTGGTGGCGTAATTGTTAAAGGCTTAAGTCTAAACCCAAGGCAGGGCAACCCGCCACCGCGTATTGTTGAGACACCATGTGGTATGCTAAATTCTATTGGTTTGCAAAACATAGGCTTAGAAAAATTTGTAAGTGAAGTTTTACCTCAATTTGACAGTATAAGAACAAATTTAATAGTGAATATTTATGGAAGCGAGATTGGAGAATTTGTGGAGCTTGCAGGTAGACTAAATAATTATAAGCAAATCGCCGCTTTGGAAATTAATGTATCATGCCCAAATGTAAAAGCAGGTGGTGCAGCATTTGGTAAAGATCCAGAGGTTGTTTTTGTATTAATTTCTAGTATAAAAAAAGTCTGCGATAAAACTATTATTGTTAAATTAACACCAAATGTTACAGATATTGCACTAATTGCTCAAGCAGCTCAATCTGCAAAAGCTGATGCTGTAAGCTTAATTAACACTCTAACAGGAATGATTATTGACACAAAAACAAAGAAGCCGTTTTTAGGCAATAAATTTGGTGGACTAAGCGGTCCTGCTATTTACCCTGTAGGTTTGAAGATGGTGTATGAAACCTATGAAAAGGTTAATATACCGATAATAGGTGTTGGAGGTATATACAACGCAGACGTTGCAGTTCAATATATACTGGCTGGCGCATCTATGATACAAATTGGCACAGCAAATTTTGTAGAGCCAGATATAAGTTTAAAAATAATTGAAGGAATAAGGAGGTACTTAGAAGATGAAGAAATTGATGATGTTAATAAGCTTGTTGGTCTTGCTCACAACTAG
- a CDS encoding SPL family radical SAM protein, with amino-acid sequence MLLLAFEHLGEAKLFIEHFDAQKRHSVFCADGIVIYVNYGKGGLSLALNIAKLNEQLKPQLCVLFGLAGNLASLKIGEVVVVNKVKLLDSSLDPILNPVEINSIDGFKNVDCLSVLGNYAFDKNLSYLADCIDMEAYFFAKALNELGINGFIIKLISDNNNQFSKEFKFDYSKVVKILELLKQIANNNLTEIFLNTAIANVNVLFNLKKLFEKKRYTFTMRQNVYKKIKINTAKNIKKPFKLKYILCEKPLKGDCDKKINDYVSYFHNLKDKCALIYATKKGEFLRKTPDNYTPANTYGYSIIQSYNCMYDCSYCFLKGYFKTFNPVIFKNIKDYFCAIKKTLKNDKLRPLYFYLGTFSDPVALSIFDASYIKFARFFEELDAILEIRTKSVMIDKLLKEKPFKNTIIAFSLTPQNVIDKFEPYTPSLVRRLNAIKLLDQAGFNIGIRFDPFFVDNADDYKDFINALNEIKHLHSIEIGLLRFSKNEYKVFLTKNPGILSNLVLKDDMYIQSSQKNIKTLVNNLLCNFKDKIYYNMIV; translated from the coding sequence ATGTTGCTTTTGGCATTTGAACATCTTGGCGAAGCTAAATTATTTATAGAGCACTTTGATGCGCAAAAAAGACACAGTGTTTTTTGCGCAGATGGCATTGTAATATATGTTAATTATGGTAAAGGTGGTTTGAGTTTAGCATTAAATATAGCAAAATTGAATGAACAACTCAAACCACAACTATGTGTGCTTTTTGGTCTTGCAGGAAACCTAGCAAGCCTAAAAATAGGTGAAGTTGTAGTAGTTAATAAAGTAAAGCTTTTAGATTCTAGCTTAGACCCCATCTTAAATCCTGTTGAAATAAATTCTATAGATGGATTCAAAAATGTTGATTGTTTAAGTGTTTTAGGTAATTATGCATTCGATAAAAACTTAAGCTATCTTGCTGATTGCATTGATATGGAGGCATATTTTTTTGCAAAAGCTTTAAATGAGTTGGGTATAAATGGCTTTATAATAAAATTAATAAGCGATAATAATAACCAATTTTCAAAAGAATTTAAGTTCGACTACTCAAAAGTTGTTAAAATACTTGAGCTTTTAAAACAGATTGCAAATAACAATTTAACAGAGATATTCCTAAATACTGCCATAGCTAATGTAAATGTACTTTTTAACTTGAAAAAGCTATTTGAAAAAAAACGCTACACATTTACAATGCGTCAGAATGTTTATAAAAAAATTAAAATAAATACGGCAAAAAACATCAAAAAACCCTTTAAACTCAAATACATATTGTGCGAAAAACCGCTAAAAGGCGATTGTGATAAAAAAATAAATGACTATGTAAGTTACTTTCACAATCTAAAAGACAAATGTGCACTAATTTATGCTACAAAGAAAGGTGAATTTTTGAGAAAAACACCTGATAATTATACGCCTGCAAATACATACGGGTACTCTATTATTCAGTCTTATAACTGCATGTATGATTGTTCGTATTGTTTTTTAAAAGGCTATTTTAAAACATTTAACCCCGTTATATTTAAAAATATCAAAGATTATTTTTGCGCTATTAAAAAAACTCTTAAAAATGACAAACTAAGACCATTATACTTTTACTTAGGAACATTTTCAGACCCTGTAGCCCTTAGTATTTTTGATGCAAGTTATATAAAATTTGCAAGGTTTTTTGAAGAACTTGATGCAATTCTAGAAATTAGAACAAAATCAGTTATGATAGATAAATTATTAAAAGAAAAACCTTTTAAAAATACAATAATTGCTTTTTCTCTAACCCCTCAAAATGTTATAGATAAATTTGAACCATATACGCCAAGTCTTGTAAGACGGCTGAATGCTATAAAATTATTGGATCAAGCTGGATTTAATATAGGGATTCGCTTTGATCCTTTTTTTGTTGACAATGCAGATGATTATAAAGATTTTATTAATGCGTTAAATGAAATAAAACACCTACATTCTATTGAGATTGGACTGTTAAGATTTTCAAAAAATGAATATAAAGTCTTTTTAACCAAAAATCCCGGTATATTATCTAATTTAGTTCTTAAAGATGATATGTACATCCAATCAAGCCAAAAAAACATAAAAACGCTTGTTAACAACTTACTTTGCAATTTCAAAGATAAAATATACTACAACATGATTGTTTAA
- a CDS encoding MinD/ParA family protein has translation MNDQAKKLRELVDTNKKNQKVIAVSSGKGGVGKTSITSNMAVALSNINKKVILLDGDLGLANVDIVLGVKTNYSIIDVINKSKRLEEIIVDYNQNLKIIPAGSGIEDISNVSENDLIDLMDKLNELASQTDVLLIDTGAGISKKVMTLLKNAIDIVIVATPEPTSIADAYATIKILTLNYKRKDIKMFINMAKDKQEAQNVFNNMNNICEKFLNTKLEMASYSVFDKTLPNSIKSQKPIIQYYPDSSFSISIKRLINYFFSQNIKLIDNPIKMFFNNLFGRM, from the coding sequence ATGAATGATCAGGCTAAAAAGTTGAGAGAATTGGTGGATACTAACAAAAAAAACCAAAAAGTCATAGCTGTCTCTAGCGGCAAAGGCGGTGTAGGAAAAACAAGTATAACTTCAAATATGGCTGTTGCGTTAAGCAATATCAACAAAAAAGTAATACTGCTTGATGGCGATTTAGGCCTTGCAAATGTAGATATTGTTTTAGGCGTAAAAACAAATTACAGCATAATTGATGTAATAAATAAATCAAAAAGATTAGAAGAAATTATAGTGGATTATAACCAAAATCTAAAAATTATACCAGCTGGTAGTGGCATAGAAGACATATCAAATGTTTCAGAAAATGACTTAATTGATTTGATGGATAAACTTAATGAACTAGCAAGCCAAACAGACGTGTTGTTGATAGACACAGGCGCTGGAATATCAAAAAAAGTCATGACATTGCTTAAAAATGCGATAGATATAGTTATTGTGGCTACACCTGAGCCTACTTCAATTGCCGATGCTTATGCAACAATTAAGATATTAACTCTAAACTACAAACGCAAAGATATAAAAATGTTTATAAATATGGCAAAAGATAAACAAGAGGCACAAAATGTTTTTAATAACATGAATAATATATGTGAGAAATTCTTAAATACAAAACTTGAAATGGCAAGCTATAGTGTGTTTGATAAAACTCTACCAAACTCAATTAAAAGCCAAAAACCAATTATTCAGTACTATCCAGACTCAAGTTTTTCTATTTCTATAAAAAGGCTTATAAATTACTTTTTCTCTCAAAATATTAAACTTATTGACAATCCAATCAAAATGTTTTTTAATAATCTATTTGGGAGGATGTGA
- a CDS encoding menaquinone biosynthesis family protein, which yields MKKLTLAHSPDSDDAFMFYALNIKAIETHGYEFDQVLSDIQTLNEKALNGVYDITAISLAAYPLIEDKYDILKSGASMGFKYGPIIVAKKQMSLDELKKSKIAIPGVYTSAFLELQLLLGKDLDTLVVPFNKVFDHVINGDAQAGLIIHEGQLTFKESGLENIFDLGKWWFEKTKLPLPLGVNAIKKSLEEKSLISDILQKSILYSLEHRSEAVKYALQFARGMQESLADQFIGMYVNKLTVDMGENGIKASQLLLDESYYAGLIKKKVKITLV from the coding sequence ATGAAGAAACTAACACTGGCACATAGCCCAGATTCAGATGATGCTTTTATGTTTTATGCATTAAATATCAAGGCAATAGAGACACATGGCTACGAGTTTGATCAGGTTTTAAGTGATATCCAAACATTAAATGAAAAAGCACTTAATGGTGTATATGATATTACAGCTATTTCTTTGGCAGCATACCCATTAATTGAAGACAAATACGATATACTAAAAAGCGGTGCTAGCATGGGTTTTAAATACGGTCCCATCATAGTAGCAAAAAAACAAATGTCTTTAGATGAACTTAAAAAGTCTAAAATAGCAATACCTGGAGTTTACACGAGTGCATTTTTAGAATTACAATTGCTGCTTGGTAAAGATCTAGATACTCTCGTTGTGCCATTCAACAAAGTATTTGATCATGTAATAAATGGTGATGCCCAAGCTGGCCTTATAATTCACGAGGGCCAACTTACTTTTAAAGAATCTGGGTTAGAAAATATCTTTGATTTAGGTAAATGGTGGTTTGAAAAAACAAAATTACCCCTGCCTTTGGGTGTTAATGCAATAAAAAAGTCATTAGAAGAAAAAAGTTTAATATCAGATATATTGCAAAAAAGTATTTTGTATTCTCTAGAGCATAGAAGTGAAGCAGTAAAATACGCATTGCAATTTGCAAGAGGAATGCAAGAGTCACTGGCAGATCAATTTATTGGTATGTATGTAAATAAACTTACTGTAGATATGGGGGAAAATGGCATAAAAGCATCTCAGCTTTTGTTGGATGAATCCTATTACGCAGGTTTAATTAAAAAGAAAGTTAAAATAACACTTGTATAA